From a region of the Corallococcus macrosporus genome:
- a CDS encoding 5'-nucleotidase C-terminal domain-containing protein, with the protein MNPNPLSLRPFRRPSRQLTLSSGALVLALGALAGCEKTPPPAPATPPAEAAAPAKPTVPPEVTLLVTGSARGQLLPVEGKGGAAELMGRWVTDEKHCAGPLKDGQATCPDAGTLALATGDLWTGPAISSFFLGAPTAEVMGHMGYAASALGNHELSYAKDSFLKNRAAGGFPFLAANLKVTDASLAKDLSMPAFQVYERRGLKIAVVGLTSQKTVRTAMSGRAEGLEVTPNEDALNTAVPEARKAGADVVVIVADQCPTDLQPVLAKHADWKVSLVAGGRCGTDAPGVKTEGDTTYASLGRGFESYLRAQFKFDPAKPAGQKVTGVDTKVVQVSGGTPDAETAKRIAEWQAKVDQALGRKIGFTKAGIPQDSPLMAKWVAGAVRSQLNTDAAILNKGGIRNGLTKGDVTLGSVYSAMPFENSLLTVKLKGEDLAKQLANPDALVAGFTQAGKGKFKDAQGKPLDPKKEYTVATVEYLYFGGDGFDFEKLDNDPAETGMAWQTPVVEWTEAQASTEAKPLEKLIK; encoded by the coding sequence GTGAACCCGAACCCTCTCTCGCTGCGTCCCTTCCGTCGTCCTTCCCGCCAGCTCACGCTGTCGTCCGGCGCGCTGGTCCTCGCCTTGGGAGCCCTCGCGGGTTGTGAGAAGACTCCCCCGCCGGCCCCGGCCACGCCCCCTGCGGAGGCGGCGGCCCCCGCGAAGCCCACGGTTCCCCCGGAGGTGACGTTGCTCGTCACCGGCAGCGCCCGTGGCCAGCTCCTGCCCGTCGAGGGCAAGGGCGGGGCCGCGGAGCTGATGGGCCGCTGGGTGACCGATGAAAAGCACTGTGCCGGTCCGCTGAAGGACGGCCAGGCGACCTGTCCGGATGCCGGCACGCTGGCCCTGGCGACGGGCGACCTGTGGACGGGCCCGGCCATCTCCTCCTTCTTCCTGGGGGCTCCGACGGCCGAGGTGATGGGGCACATGGGCTATGCGGCCTCCGCGCTGGGCAACCACGAGCTGTCGTACGCCAAGGATTCCTTCCTGAAGAACCGCGCGGCCGGGGGCTTCCCGTTCCTGGCGGCGAACCTGAAGGTGACGGATGCGTCGCTCGCCAAGGACCTGTCCATGCCCGCGTTCCAGGTCTACGAACGCCGGGGCCTGAAGATTGCGGTGGTGGGCCTCACGTCCCAGAAGACGGTGCGCACGGCGATGTCCGGCCGCGCGGAGGGCCTGGAAGTCACCCCCAACGAGGACGCGCTGAACACCGCGGTGCCCGAGGCGCGCAAGGCGGGCGCGGACGTCGTCGTCATCGTCGCGGACCAGTGCCCCACGGACCTGCAGCCGGTGCTGGCGAAGCACGCGGACTGGAAGGTGTCGCTGGTGGCCGGCGGCCGCTGCGGCACGGACGCTCCGGGCGTGAAGACGGAAGGTGACACCACCTACGCGTCGCTGGGCCGCGGCTTCGAGTCGTACCTGCGCGCGCAGTTCAAGTTCGACCCGGCGAAGCCCGCGGGCCAGAAGGTGACCGGCGTGGACACGAAGGTCGTCCAGGTGTCCGGTGGCACGCCGGACGCGGAGACGGCCAAGCGCATCGCGGAGTGGCAGGCGAAGGTGGACCAGGCGCTGGGCCGGAAGATCGGCTTCACCAAGGCGGGCATCCCGCAGGACTCGCCGCTGATGGCGAAGTGGGTGGCGGGCGCGGTGCGCTCGCAGCTCAACACCGACGCGGCCATCCTCAACAAGGGCGGCATCCGCAACGGCCTGACCAAGGGTGACGTGACGCTGGGCAGCGTGTACTCGGCGATGCCGTTCGAGAACTCGCTGCTCACCGTGAAGCTCAAGGGCGAGGACCTGGCGAAGCAGCTGGCGAATCCGGACGCGCTCGTGGCCGGCTTCACCCAGGCCGGCAAGGGCAAGTTCAAGGACGCGCAGGGCAAGCCGCTGGATCCGAAGAAGGAGTACACGGTGGCCACCGTGGAGTACCTGTACTTCGGCGGTGACGGCTTCGACTTCGAGAAGCTGGACAACGATCCGGCGGAGACGGGCATGGCGTGGCAGACGCCCGTCGTCGAGTGGACCGAGGCCCAGGCCTCCACCGAGGCCAAGCCGCTCGAGAAGCTCATCAAGTAG
- a CDS encoding stage II sporulation protein M — translation MEMAEFIETRRPRWQQLESLLDKSEGEGLRKLSLDEARSLGKLYRAVSSDLLWVRARSGSADVSAYLNDLVGRAYALTYPGRRPRFADVWAFVARGFPALLHHEWRMYVASVLLFLAGAGFGYVGMVVDPDAAHYLVPEQHLSMDPVKRAADEAAGKGMSVEEQAQFTTFLFTHNIQVAFLAFALGITLGLGTAVMLFVNGLFLGALAQVYAAKGMAGWFWAWILPHGIPEITAICIAGAAGLVIARGMVAPGGLSRGQALRKEAVTAVKLLFGTLVLFVLAGFIEGTVSQIHPPKLSVAFKVTFALTVGAGVYAYLLSDWLRGRRDRARATAAELAA, via the coding sequence ATGGAGATGGCGGAGTTCATCGAGACGCGGCGTCCTCGCTGGCAGCAGTTGGAGTCGCTGCTGGACAAGTCCGAGGGCGAGGGGCTGCGCAAGCTGAGCCTGGACGAGGCCCGCTCGCTGGGGAAGCTGTACCGCGCCGTCTCCAGCGACCTGTTGTGGGTGCGCGCGCGCAGCGGCTCCGCGGATGTGAGCGCGTACCTCAACGACCTGGTGGGCCGCGCGTACGCGCTGACGTACCCGGGCCGCCGGCCCCGCTTCGCGGATGTGTGGGCCTTCGTCGCGCGCGGCTTCCCGGCGCTCCTGCACCACGAGTGGCGCATGTACGTGGCGTCGGTGCTGCTGTTCCTGGCGGGCGCGGGCTTCGGCTACGTGGGCATGGTGGTGGATCCGGATGCGGCGCACTACCTGGTGCCCGAGCAGCACCTGAGCATGGACCCCGTGAAGCGCGCCGCCGACGAGGCCGCGGGCAAGGGCATGTCCGTGGAGGAGCAGGCGCAGTTCACGACGTTCCTCTTCACGCACAACATCCAGGTGGCCTTCCTGGCGTTCGCGCTGGGCATCACGCTGGGGCTGGGCACGGCGGTGATGCTGTTCGTCAACGGCCTGTTCCTGGGGGCGCTCGCGCAGGTGTACGCGGCGAAGGGGATGGCCGGGTGGTTCTGGGCGTGGATCCTCCCGCACGGCATCCCGGAGATTACGGCCATCTGCATCGCGGGCGCGGCGGGGCTCGTCATCGCGCGGGGCATGGTGGCGCCCGGGGGACTGTCGCGCGGACAGGCGCTGCGCAAGGAGGCGGTGACGGCGGTGAAGCTGCTGTTCGGCACGCTGGTGCTCTTCGTGCTCGCGGGCTTCATCGAGGGCACCGTGTCGCAGATCCACCCGCCGAAGCTGTCGGTGGCCTTCAAGGTCACCTTCGCGCTGACGGTGGGGGCGGGCGTCTACGCGTACCTGCTGTCGGACTGGCTGCGCGGCCGCAGGGACCGGGCGCGTGCGACGGCGGCGGAGCTGGCGGCATGA
- a CDS encoding inorganic diphosphatase encodes MSGPDLAVPPLPREPEVLIECPRFSMVKRRADGSVDFVSPLPCPYNYGSIPGLLSDDGDPLDAVVLGPRLAQGQRVRVPVVAVLGFIDAGKGDPKVVCGTHPMTPAERAGLERFFRVYALFKRGLHRVRGAVPDTRFVGWLREGPEA; translated from the coding sequence ATGAGCGGGCCGGACCTGGCCGTGCCTCCGCTGCCGCGCGAGCCGGAGGTGCTGATTGAGTGCCCGCGCTTCTCCATGGTGAAGCGGCGCGCGGATGGCTCCGTGGACTTCGTGTCGCCGCTGCCGTGCCCGTACAACTACGGCTCCATCCCCGGGCTGCTGTCGGACGACGGCGACCCGCTGGACGCGGTGGTGCTGGGGCCGCGCCTGGCACAGGGGCAGCGCGTGCGCGTGCCGGTGGTGGCCGTGCTGGGCTTCATCGACGCGGGGAAGGGCGACCCGAAGGTGGTGTGCGGGACGCACCCGATGACGCCCGCCGAGCGTGCGGGCCTGGAGCGCTTCTTCCGCGTCTACGCCCTGTTCAAGCGCGGCCTGCACCGCGTGCGCGGCGCCGTGCCCGACACGCGCTTCGTGGGCTGGCTGCGCGAGGGGCCCGAGGCCTAA
- a CDS encoding GNAT family N-acetyltransferase, producing MARAVFQTADLTAEAVDDSETHVLQPLLERCEDYYQLAEGRPALPEQARNLHTERPPGLAPGQGHVFALRDAQGALVGVLDALRDYPARGEWYIGLLLFAPEARGQGRGEAVVRTYEAHLRENGGRLLRIAVLEHNPAGRRFWERMGFQPEQWVGPIELGLRRHRVLKMSRALV from the coding sequence ATGGCCCGGGCGGTATTCCAGACGGCGGACCTCACGGCGGAAGCCGTGGACGACAGCGAGACGCACGTCCTGCAGCCGCTGCTGGAGCGCTGCGAGGACTATTACCAGCTCGCCGAAGGCCGCCCCGCCCTGCCTGAGCAGGCCCGGAACCTCCACACCGAACGGCCTCCGGGGCTCGCCCCCGGCCAGGGCCACGTGTTCGCGCTCCGCGACGCACAAGGCGCCCTCGTGGGAGTGCTGGATGCGCTGCGCGACTACCCGGCCCGGGGCGAGTGGTACATCGGCCTCCTGCTCTTCGCGCCGGAGGCCCGAGGCCAGGGCCGGGGCGAGGCCGTGGTGCGGACCTACGAAGCCCACCTGCGCGAGAACGGCGGCCGGCTGCTGCGCATCGCGGTGCTGGAGCACAACCCGGCCGGGCGCCGCTTCTGGGAGCGCATGGGCTTCCAGCCGGAGCAATGGGTGGGCCCCATCGAGCTGGGGCTCCGGCGGCACCGGGTCCTGAAGATGAGCCGGGCCCTTGTTTAG
- a CDS encoding DUF58 domain-containing protein, which produces MIPSERLWGLLALLALPMALAGFFPGLGGAVLALDALAVALAAFDFLQARRVRLEVTRTLPERLNVGVANRVELRLVHRGGGTVEVRVKDDAPPSFATEPSEASLRLTPDSQTQWVYRATPAKRGKFSFGAVHVRVRGPLGLMSHERTFPAERSVSVYPDLRGARRLLLSGAALDLVNLGLRQLRRDGQGSEFARLRDYAQGDSVRDVDWKATARRGRPVTRVLESERSQALLICVDAGRSMAAQVDGLTKLDHAVNAALFLAFVAIRNGDRVGLALFADGVKAYLPPAAGRGQYRKLVDTLYSATPSLTYVDYLALFKELNVRLNRRSLLCVFTDFLDEEQAGTLVAPLHRLARRHVPLCLSVKDTALQKLLRTPPSGPEEAFQHAVASELLTDREVLKARVSRGGVQMLDVAPDELSLAAVNRYLDIKARGVL; this is translated from the coding sequence GTGATTCCCTCCGAGCGCCTGTGGGGGCTGCTCGCCCTGCTCGCGCTGCCCATGGCGCTGGCGGGCTTCTTCCCGGGCCTGGGCGGCGCGGTGCTGGCGCTGGACGCGCTGGCCGTGGCCCTGGCCGCGTTCGACTTCCTCCAGGCCCGCCGCGTGCGCCTGGAGGTGACGCGCACGCTGCCGGAGCGCCTCAACGTCGGCGTCGCGAACCGCGTCGAGCTGCGGCTGGTGCACCGGGGCGGCGGCACGGTGGAGGTGCGCGTGAAGGACGACGCGCCCCCATCCTTCGCCACGGAGCCCTCGGAGGCCTCGCTGCGCCTCACGCCGGACAGCCAGACGCAGTGGGTGTACCGGGCCACGCCGGCGAAGCGCGGCAAGTTCAGCTTCGGCGCGGTGCACGTGCGCGTGCGCGGCCCGCTGGGGCTCATGTCACACGAGCGCACCTTCCCGGCCGAGCGCTCGGTGTCGGTGTACCCGGACCTGCGAGGCGCGCGGAGGCTGCTCCTGTCGGGCGCGGCGCTGGACCTGGTGAACCTGGGCCTGCGGCAGTTGCGGCGCGACGGCCAGGGCAGCGAGTTCGCGCGCCTGCGCGACTACGCCCAGGGCGACAGCGTGCGCGACGTGGACTGGAAGGCCACCGCGCGCCGGGGCCGGCCGGTGACGCGCGTGCTGGAGTCGGAGCGCTCACAGGCGCTGCTCATCTGCGTGGACGCGGGCCGCTCCATGGCGGCGCAGGTGGACGGCCTCACCAAGCTGGACCACGCGGTGAACGCGGCGCTGTTCCTCGCCTTCGTGGCCATCCGCAACGGGGACCGCGTGGGCCTGGCCCTCTTCGCGGACGGCGTGAAGGCCTACCTGCCGCCCGCCGCGGGCAGGGGCCAGTACCGCAAGCTGGTGGACACGCTCTACTCCGCGACGCCCAGCCTCACGTACGTGGACTACCTGGCGCTCTTCAAGGAACTGAACGTCCGCCTCAACCGGCGCAGCCTGCTGTGCGTCTTCACGGACTTCCTCGACGAGGAGCAGGCCGGCACGCTGGTGGCCCCACTGCACCGGCTGGCGCGCCGCCACGTGCCGCTGTGCCTGTCCGTGAAGGACACGGCGCTCCAGAAGCTGCTGCGCACGCCGCCGTCGGGACCGGAGGAAGCCTTCCAGCACGCGGTGGCGTCGGAGCTGCTCACGGACCGCGAGGTGCTCAAGGCCCGCGTGAGCCGGGGCGGCGTGCAGATGCTGGACGTGGCGCCGGACGAGCTGAGCCTCGCGGCGGTGAACCGGTACCTCGACATCAAGGCACGCGGCGTCCTCTAG
- a CDS encoding AAA family ATPase translates to MNAPPFSPPPLPDSGNAVRSANAIREGVLAEVRKAVVGQDEPLELMLCGLVAGGHILLEGVPGVAKTLMAKALSRSVGADFKRIQFTPDLMPADILGTSVFDLKSQAFVLARGPIFTDLLLADEINRAPAKTQSALLEAMQERAVSLEGKNLQLSPMFTVFATQNPVESEGTYPLPEAQLDRFLLKIDVGYPAPEEEDAILESVHRGFDSGDLARAGVNAAVTKEGLLQARAALSTVNVEQPVLSYIRKLVAATRGSPNIRLGAGPRAGVHLLLASKALAALRGRDFVTPDDVRFLVGPVLRHRLLLSPDAELDGATPADVLREVVQGVEVPR, encoded by the coding sequence ATGAACGCCCCGCCCTTCTCCCCTCCTCCCCTCCCGGACAGTGGCAACGCCGTGCGGTCCGCGAACGCCATCCGCGAGGGCGTCCTCGCGGAGGTGCGCAAGGCCGTGGTCGGGCAGGACGAGCCGCTGGAGCTGATGCTCTGCGGGCTCGTGGCCGGCGGGCACATCCTCCTGGAGGGCGTGCCCGGAGTGGCCAAGACGCTGATGGCCAAGGCGCTGTCGCGCAGCGTGGGCGCGGACTTCAAGCGCATCCAGTTCACGCCGGACCTGATGCCCGCGGACATCCTGGGCACCAGCGTCTTCGACCTGAAGTCGCAGGCCTTCGTGCTCGCGCGAGGCCCCATCTTCACGGACCTGCTGCTGGCGGATGAAATCAACCGCGCCCCGGCGAAGACGCAGTCCGCGCTGCTGGAGGCGATGCAGGAGCGCGCCGTGTCGCTGGAGGGCAAGAACCTCCAGCTGTCGCCCATGTTCACGGTGTTCGCCACGCAGAACCCGGTGGAGTCGGAAGGCACGTACCCGCTCCCCGAGGCGCAGCTCGACCGCTTCCTCCTGAAGATCGACGTGGGCTACCCCGCGCCGGAGGAGGAGGACGCCATCCTCGAGTCCGTCCACCGGGGCTTCGACTCGGGCGACCTGGCCCGCGCGGGCGTGAACGCGGCGGTGACGAAGGAGGGCCTGCTCCAGGCGCGCGCGGCGCTCAGCACCGTCAACGTGGAGCAGCCGGTACTCAGTTACATCCGCAAGCTGGTGGCGGCGACGCGCGGGTCGCCCAACATCCGTCTGGGCGCGGGACCGCGCGCGGGCGTGCACCTGCTGCTCGCGTCGAAGGCGCTGGCGGCGCTGCGAGGCCGCGACTTCGTGACCCCGGACGACGTGCGCTTCCTCGTGGGCCCGGTGCTGCGCCACCGGCTGCTGCTGTCGCCGGACGCGGAGCTGGACGGGGCCACGCCCGCGGACGTGCTGCGCGAGGTGGTCCAGGGCGTCGAGGTCCCCCGGTGA
- a CDS encoding DUF4350 domain-containing protein, with translation MRDRFPLLVLGSLLLAGVLGTFLVRGAQRGGFADPLSTFRAEPDGARALYLLAQESGLPVTRNMADLRLLSGKDALVLLAVEVQDSHEEDPDQTRLASDPDAGVDDEEAPHQGFNALRAQQLDDDEVERVLAHVRAGASLVYVPWGSRENALLDALGVKLDKADVTLPMRTLVPPLPTPYTLGVERVEAKVQAYLRLPEGAVTVLEDERLGFPVAAVISEGAGRVLVVGAPELAMNPALARADNAQFWLSALGAMGPGPFAFDEFHHGFTNERSLVDFARRYGLHFAVAQLLLGVVLWAGALKRFGRPQPPAESMRVGATDALFAMSRLYREGQHHAFAASLISRGLTQQLAPLAGLPSHSTADAVAEGLRSRGRQDLANGLLEVNHQATAVLKDADLQALATSAAHLRERIHPAGTGRPRPGTP, from the coding sequence GTGCGTGACCGTTTCCCGCTGCTCGTGCTGGGGAGCCTGCTGCTCGCGGGCGTGCTGGGGACGTTCCTGGTGCGCGGCGCCCAGCGCGGCGGCTTCGCGGATCCGCTGTCCACCTTCCGCGCGGAGCCGGACGGCGCGCGCGCCCTGTACCTGCTCGCGCAGGAGAGCGGCCTGCCGGTGACGCGCAACATGGCGGACCTGCGCCTGCTCTCCGGCAAGGACGCGCTGGTGCTGCTCGCCGTGGAGGTCCAGGACTCGCACGAGGAGGATCCGGATCAGACGCGGCTCGCCTCGGATCCGGACGCGGGCGTCGACGACGAGGAGGCCCCGCACCAGGGCTTCAACGCGCTCAGGGCGCAGCAACTGGACGACGACGAGGTGGAGCGCGTGCTGGCCCACGTCCGGGCCGGAGCGTCGCTCGTGTACGTGCCCTGGGGCTCGCGTGAGAACGCGCTCCTGGACGCGCTGGGCGTGAAGCTGGACAAGGCGGACGTGACGCTGCCCATGCGCACGCTGGTGCCCCCGCTGCCCACGCCGTACACGCTGGGCGTCGAGCGCGTGGAGGCGAAGGTCCAGGCCTACCTCCGGCTTCCGGAGGGCGCGGTCACCGTGCTGGAGGACGAGCGGCTGGGCTTCCCCGTCGCGGCGGTGATTTCCGAGGGCGCGGGGCGGGTGCTGGTGGTGGGTGCTCCCGAGCTTGCGATGAACCCGGCGCTCGCACGCGCGGACAACGCGCAGTTCTGGCTGAGCGCGCTGGGCGCCATGGGCCCCGGCCCCTTCGCCTTCGACGAGTTCCACCACGGCTTCACCAACGAGCGCTCGCTCGTGGACTTCGCGCGCCGCTACGGCCTGCACTTCGCCGTCGCGCAGCTCCTGCTGGGCGTCGTGCTGTGGGCGGGCGCGCTGAAGCGCTTCGGCCGTCCCCAGCCCCCCGCCGAGTCCATGCGCGTGGGCGCCACGGACGCCCTCTTCGCCATGAGCCGCCTGTACCGCGAGGGCCAGCACCACGCCTTCGCCGCGAGCCTCATCTCGCGCGGCCTCACGCAGCAACTGGCGCCGCTCGCGGGCCTGCCCTCGCACTCCACCGCCGACGCCGTCGCGGAAGGGCTCCGCTCGCGAGGCCGTCAGGACCTGGCCAACGGGCTGCTCGAAGTGAACCACCAGGCCACCGCCGTCCTGAAGGACGCGGACCTCCAGGCCCTCGCCACTTCCGCCGCGCACCTGCGCGAGCGCATCCACCCCGCCGGCACCGGCCGGCCTCGACCCGGAACCCCATGA